The following are encoded together in the Penicillium digitatum chromosome 3, complete sequence genome:
- a CDS encoding putative RNA-directed DNA polymerase from transposon X-element, which produces MAGPSTPDCPMDARNAEYTRPPDPPSPTNLNTRAGKRMKAPKGQLPPGPLPKGASAITTTVSASAAITERLDAKAREAKLLREVFETFAKTVDTFVASCKDDKRPIAHQISSQVVNFISTTYFASTDGNDFASIRARSDPETTSKKPTTWAGIAQTPKNPDIESQAKGTHRVAISSKAAPTSARSGSTLTSQQRDDPRILVVLKQEDRLARKEPYAIRKQLESALKGVAPHTDIPKITRTATGWAITPGPLARPSLITEQGLNAIKDALNAHSVKVPQKWYNYAVPGVPPSIQAWDGTLIQTGSVIEDEVFAQTKLKPVSCRASRHGASPTNHNITWVISFLSPVAPFTLFSCSSVARAILKKPQIQHHNPGCQSYCLDFRTTQFGSKVSTQNPTQSGSGSKPHNPDPTQTQ; this is translated from the coding sequence ATGGCTGGTCCATCCACCCCCGACTGTCCCATGGACGCGCGAAATGCCGAATACACTCGGCCCCCcgaccccccctcccctaccaacctcaacacgcGCGCTGGAAAACGGATGAAAGCACCAAAGGGCCAGCTGCCCCCCGGTCCTCTCCCAAAAGGTGCCAGCGCCATAACCACAACCGTGtccgcctctgctgccatcaccgagcggCTGGACGCAAAGGCCCGAGAGGCCAAACTCCTGAGGGAGGTCTTTGAGACCTTCGCCAAGACGGTTGACACCTTCGTCGCCTCTTGCAAAGACGACAAGCGACCCATCGCACACCAGATTAGCTCCCAGGTGGTGAATTTCATTTCTACAACCTACTTTGCGAGCACCGATGGCAACGACTTCGCCTCGATCAGGGCCCGAAGCGACCCGGAGACAACCTCCAAAAAACCCACAACCTGGGCGGGGATCGCCCAGACCCCGAAAAACCCTGACATCGAATCTCAGGCAAAGGGTACCCACCGGGTAGCCATATCCAGTAAGGCCGCCCCGACGTCGGCCCGGAGTGGGTCAACCCTCACCTCCCAACAAAGAGACGACCCTCGCATCCTGGTAGTCCTAAAGCAGGAAGACCGCCTTGCTCGCAAGGAACCATATGCGATACGAAAACAACTCGAGAGTGCCCTCAAAGGAGTCGCACCTCACACCGACATTCCTAAGATCACCCGCACTGCCACAGGGTGGGCGATCACGCCCGGCCCCCTAGCCCGCCCTAGCCTCATCACTGAACAGGggctcaatgccatcaaggacGCACTAAACGCCCACAGCGTTAAAGTCCCCCAGAAATGGTACAACTATGCGGTCCCCGGAGTACCCCCCTCGATACAAGCCTGGGACGGCACCCTTATCCAGACCGGCTCtgtgattgaagatgaggtcttCGCGCAGACGAAGCTTAAGCCAGTCAGCTGCCGTGCCTCGAGGCATGGAGCCAGCCCCACCAACCACAACATCACCTGGgtgatctctttcctcaGCCCAGTTGCCCCATTCACGCTCTTCAGCTGCAGCAGCGTCGCCAgggccattctaaagaagccgcagatccaacaccataatcctggctgccaaagctactgtctagacttccgcacgacccagtttgggtcgaaggtctcgacccagaacccaacccagtctgggtctgggtcgaaacctcataacccagacccaacccagacccagtga
- a CDS encoding Zinc finger, BED-type predicted has protein sequence MSHNDFVDWWLETDYGRKSKLKWDSNRHTEIWNSYHQVAQGIDGAPKVMCKRCGKILEHPYTLSPNSTGKAQYHGTSTIQKHRKTAGCLRSEKGKKAEITNFLQREGEVSASIPFLQEDWEEDLLQFLTLNRLPFHLIEHPSFKRIINKARSAPSPPVIPSADTIRRRLGSLVKDRQQRILRFVR, from the exons atgtcacataacgattttgtggactggtggttagagactgactacgggaggaaaagcaagcttaaatgggattcgaaccgccatacagagatctggaatagctaccatcaggtagctcagggtattgatggcgcaccaaaggttatgtgcaagcgctgtgggaagatcctagagcatccttatacactaagcccgaacagcacaggcaaagcgcagtatcatggcacatcaaccatccagaaacatcggaaaacggctggttgtttacggtcggaaaaggggaagaaagcggagattacaaacttcctacaacgagag ggagaagtttcagcaagcatacccttcttacaagaagattgggaggaggatctcctccaatttcttactctcaaccggctcccattccatctgatcgagcatccatcattcaaacgcatcatcaataaagctcgttccgccccatcccctccagtgatcccatctgccgataccatccgtcgccgattgggcagtctagtcaaagaccggcagcagcgtatccttc gctttgtcagatga
- a CDS encoding reverse transcriptase domain protein, producing the protein MLDGRDIQPRAITDEISQYLDSDTVSDELEAAKEEREEKLSEIEVDPISDTEEQEDELEDKPGDAIEVTQYWVEPSDPDPLLGRRVRPKTQPRLGWVWVGSGFYWVVRKTTTVTQPGAIVPPAARTAQPQRTSITAPPGLIALTRLDAPTVTAHDLQGTLTAQSALLALRREHLASPPELRLINSDDTATDGHPNRLRRARRVRPSVPREVLVFWANVRRQTACHTTALQLAYESACDVVCIQEPYVSAPTKKTGHPAYDCYAPTDEWDSSDPTSFESERPRVLTYVRKNSGLNAQQHRSSQDRDLLWVNVNGFLILNIYRQPTTDKVIDYVTNLAPPQNSLIGGDFNARNEAFEPGVANANRGGEIAQWSSDSGLDFIGEPGVPTHQAGHVLDLTFSNIPYASTVVREDLATGSDHESLVTRIPGRGRVPLEQYNYRVPESKLPKLSSLIGTGIRSLPDPSSIETHDQLDQFAATLTALFQDAIKTAGSLNRTHTFTTPWWTSECQAKRQQWLGVRHTDPDKADTAKRAFLSCVRSSKRAYWRDRIDNIKTDSDLYNIISWHKLGTDLKAPPLLVDGLPVEDTMEKAEALRRAVLGRFSPDDDLPTDPIPITTTSSLPWLQSVTMEENVRLLAKDVQSILAWGEYNKVAFAPEKLEMIHITRHRGDESPSIVVNDRLTIDPVQAKKPGYTPTLRWLGVFFDRKLTWRSHILARAGKARAVAQHIRNLARTTCGPPASSLRKAVITCVIPSLTFGTEAWYGGRNRPAKQASKGTVSARVGWHINVIESTLALAIRGVLPVWRTTPTPSLFRDAGIPSGYATLEEAKLRFALRLNTIHKGHTLVRRIRPPMITRGRGTGTRQPAKTIIQRLGSILPEVPRPTLSPPHYSPGCRIDPTGGIDKATASKAFQVWQESLPPTDICVFSDGSEQWQEGINGIRSIFRELRNEARLRWWDTVSQKLSQWYRRWSDTYEIDSLPELELRRPALHRWLALRSSHGDFDWYHRKFNHEDAKLDCSCGRLKSPEHLALCHKTQRSFRHWPKRPPTPPTDRTEAVAYLRSLDPKQFVELLELTSFYSRVCTR; encoded by the exons atgcttgatggaagggatatacaaccacgagccattactgatgaaatcagtcaatatcttgacagcg atactgtttct gatgagcttgaggcggcaaaagaggagagggaagagaagctcagtgagattgaggttgatccaattagtgatacagaggagcaggaggatgaactggaagataaaccaggggatgcaattgaggtt acccagtactgggtcgaaccctccgacccagacccattactgggtcgaagggttcgacccaaaacccaacccagactgggttgggtctgggttgggtctgggttttactgggtcgtgcggaagactactACTGTCACGCAGCCCGGTGCAATCGTACCCCCCGCTGCTCGAACTGCGCAGCCCCAACGAACGAGCATAACGGCCCCTCCGGGGCTAATTGCACTAACCCGGTTAGATGCGCCAACTGTCACGGCCCACGACCTTCAGGGCACACTGACTGCCCAGTCCGCCCTTCtcgcactgcgaagggaacaCTTAGCTTCCCCTCCCGAGCTGAGGTTGATAAATTCCGACGATACGGCGACAGATG GACACCCTAATAGACTCAGACGCGCGCGGCGCGTACGACCCTCGGTCCCACGGGAGGTCCTAGTCTTCTGGGCCAACGTCCGAAGACAGACGGCGTGTCACACAACCGCCCTCCAACTTGCTTACGAATCCGcatgcgatgtggtctgcatccaggagccctacgtctctgctccaacaaagaaaacgggacACCCGGCATACGATTGCTACGCCCCGACCGACGAATGGGATAGCTCTGACCCTACCTCCTTCGAATCGGAGAGACCACGAGTTCTTACCTACGTGAGGAAAAACTCCGGCCTCAATGCCCAACAACACCGGTctagccaagaccgagacctcctctgggtcaatgtcaatggctttctcatactcaatatctaccgccaaccgaccacagacaaagtcattgactATGTAACCAACCTCGCCCCCCCACAGAACTCCCTAATCGGAGGGGATTTCAACGCTAGGAACGAAGCCTTCGAACCCGGCGTCGCTAACGCTAACCGCGGAGGCGAAATTGCACAGTGGTCAAGcgacagcggccttgatttcatcggagaaccaggagtgcccactcaccaggcgggacacgtcctcgatctcactttctccaacatACCCTACGCCTCGACAGTCGTCAGGGAAGACCTTGCCACCGGGTCTGACCATGAGTCCCTCGTCACTCGCATCCCGGGTCGCGGCAGGGTCCCCCTCGAACAATACAACTATAGAGTTCCCGAGTCTAAGCTACCAAAACTGTCTTCCCTCATCGGGACTGGGATCCGCTCCCTACCGGACCCAAGCAGCATCGAGACCCATGATCAACTAGACCAGTTCGCGGCGACTCTCACAGCACTTTTCCAGGACGCTATAAAGACAGCCGGGTCCCTGAACCGCACTCATACCTTCACCACCCCGTGGTGGACCTCCGAATGCCAAGCCAAGCGCCAACAGTGGCTAGGCGTAAGACACACGGATCCAGATAAGGCTGACACCGCTAAaagagcttttctctcctgtgTACGCTCCTCGAAAAGGGCCTACTGGAGGGACCGCATTGACAATATCAAAACGGACTCTGACCTAtacaatatcatcagctggcaTAAATTGGGCACCGACCTTAAGGCCCCTCCCCTTCTCGTCGATGGCCTCCCTGTGGAGGACACCATGGAAAAGGCGGAGGCCCTACGCCGCGCAGTCCTTGGCCGTTTTAGCCCAGACGACGACCTACCAACGGACCCTATCCCtatcaccacaacctccagccttccatggctacaatctgtcacaatggaagaa aatgtcagactcctcgctaaggacgttcagagcattcttgcctggggagaatataataaagtggccttcgcccccgagaaactagagatgatccatatcactagacatcgaggggatgagtccccttcaattgtagtcaacgaccggctcaccatcgaccccgttcaggccaagaaaccaggatacacacccactctccgctggctgggagtctttttcgatagaaagctcacatggagaagccacattctcgcccgggcgggcaaggcacgcgctgtcgcacaacatatccgcaatctggcccgcacgacctgcggcccgcccgcgagctcacttcgcaaagcagtcatcacctgtgttataccctccctaacgttcggaactgaggcctggtatggcggccggaataggcccgcaaaacaggctagcaagggcaccgtcagcgcccgtgttggctggcatatcaatgtcatcgagtcgaccctggcactcgccatccgcggcgtcctccctgtatggcgcaccacaccaactccctcgctctttagggacgcgggaatcccgtctggatacgccacacttgaagaggcgaaactacggttcgctctaaggcttaacaccatccacaaaggtcacacccttgtccgtcgcattcgacccccgatgatcacccgaggccgcggcaccggcacccgccaaccggcaaagacaattatccagagacttgggagcatcctcccggaagtcccaagaccgaccctctcccccccgcactactcaccgggctgcagaatagatcctacagggggtatagataaggcgaccgcgtctaaagctttccaagtctggcaggaatcactcccacccacagatatctgcgtcttctcagatggctccgagcagtggcaggagggcatcaa cgggatccgatccatcttccgggaacttcggaacgaggctcgcttgcgctggtgggacacggtctctcaaaaactctcccagtggtaccgacgctggtcagacacctacgagattgattcactgccggaactcgaactccgacgaccagcgctccaccgctggcttgccctccgctcgtcgcatggcgacttcgactggtaccaccgcaagttcaaccacgaagacgccaaactcgactgctcatgcggccgcctaaagtcaccagagcacctcgctctctgccacaaaacccagaggtctttccgacactggccaaaacgccccccgacacctccaaccgacaggacagaggcagtcgcctaccttcgcagcctggaccccaagcagtttgttgaactactggagctcacaagcttctactcgcgggtctgcacgaggtaa
- a CDS encoding BR serine/threonine-protein kinase, with product MNIPHQNRSMTGHLIRQVRRRSYSDPNERIPPGVEEVISRGSCHVGKLNDSMVLKYASDFNDPGYLMSIKVENRILQIIGPHPRIIESKGLAEDGLILKYYPNGTLRDYIKNHPYETLERRLEWCKQITETLSFVHSKRVIHCDICLHNILLDENFDIVLSDFQGLVISRETGMTMLDGLTRECAKSYMPRENLYSASFRTDLFAVGSAIYHLIAGHEVFPELDSFDDEKIINARFVNEEFPNNDYVASHIVERCWRGEYACAAEISADLSEVQAATKAVDEALRQIGEVFEDEERVEEERVEEEDHVEEEHVEEGEESQDDGEEDGDYEEDEESQDDGEEDGEYEDEDEDEDEDEDEDEDEDEDEDEDEEVL from the exons ATGAATATCCCTCACCAGAAC CGCAGCATGACAGGCCATCTTATCCGCCAAGTCCGCAGACGTAGCTACTCGGATCCAAATGAACGCATCCCACCGGGTGTAGAAGAAGTGATCTCGCGCGGCTCCTGCCATGTCGGCAAACTCAACGACAGCATGGTCCTGAAATACGCCTCCGACTTCAATGATCCTGGCTATCTAATGAGCATCAAAGTGGAGAACCGCATCCTGCAAATCATAGGCCCGCACCCCCGGATCATCGAATCCAAGGGCCTGGCCGAAGACGGTCTCATCCTGAAGTACTATCCCAACGGCACGCTCCGCGACTACATCAAGAACCACCCGTACGAGACGCTCGAACGTCGCCTGGAATGGTGCAAGCAGATCACCGAAACCCTGTCATTCGTGCACTCCAAGCGCGTCATCCACTGCGATATCTGTCTGCACAACATCCTCCTCGACGAGAACTTCGACATTGTCCTCTCGGACTTCCAGGGTCTGGTCATTTCGCGCGAGACTGGTATGACCATGCTCGATGGATTGACGCGCGAGTGCGCCAAGTCGTACATGCCACGGGAGAATCTCTATTCTGCGAGCTTTCGGACTGATCTCTTTGCCGTCGGATCAGCCATCTATCATCTTATTGCTGGTCATGAGGTTTTTCCCGAGTTGGATAGCTTTGATGATGAGAAGATCATCAATGCCCGTTTTGTCAATGAGGAGTTTCCGAATAATGATTATGTGGCTAGTCATATCGTGGAGAGGTGCTGGCGAGGGGAATATGCCTGTGCTGCTGAGATTTCGGCGGATCTTTCTGAGGTTCAGGCTGCTACGAAGGCTGTTGATGAGGCGTTGAGGCAGATAGGTGAGGTGTTCGAAGATGAGGAGCGCGTCGAAGAAGAGCGCgttgaagaggaagatcatgTTGAAGAGGAGCACGTCGAAGAGGGCGAAGAATCTCAAGACGACGGGGAGGAGGACGGAGACTACGAAGAGGACGAAGAGTCTCAAGACGACGGGGAAGAGGACGGAGAGtacgaggatgaggatgaggatgaggatgaggatgaggatgaggatgaggatgaggatgaggatgaggatgaggatgaggaggtgTTGTAA
- a CDS encoding Nicotinate phosphoribosyltransferase, translating into MGHDMSPPQGVTSLLDTDLYKLTMQCAVLKYFPDVYVTYGYTNRTPHMKLQRGAYKWLLEQMDKLAVIRVTAEEREWLRQKCPYLNEEYLAFLETFHLRPSEHIKIKFVPEHDTGSDSDEGNVEYIVDGLWLDTILYEIPLLALTSQAYFMFTDKDWDYENQEEKAYQKGCTLLQNGCVFSEFGSRRRRDYHTQDLVMKGLCRAAEEGKKQGWPGMMAGTSNVHFAMKYNKGAVGTVAHEWYMTIAAITDDYQKANELALSYWLGCFGEGVLGIALTDTFGTPAFLDAFSKPISVPNQQGDIQPKTRTYAQSYAGVRQDSGDPAFFVKMVRDFYDSQGITDSKTVVFSDSLDIEHCLEYKAIAEKAGFNPTFGVGTFFTNDFINKSTGQKSKPLNIVIKIATANGSPAVKLSDNLGKNMGDSAKVQEVKKKLGYVEHEWEEGDESHRWTKQA; encoded by the exons ATGGGCCACGACATGTCCCCACCACAGGGTGTCACATCTCTGCTGGACACAGATTTGTACAAGCTGACGATGCAATGCGCGGTCCTCAAATACTTCCCGGATGTTT ATGTGACCTACGGCTACACGAATCGGACCCCGCACATGAAATTACAACGTGGGGCATACAAATGGCTTTTGGAGCAGATGGACA AGCTGGCTGTAATTCGCGTCACCGCCGAAGAGCGTGAATGGCTCCGCCAAAAGTGTCCTTACCTCAATGAGGAATACCTCGCTTTCCTAGAGACCTTCCACCTCAGACCTTCCGAGCATATCAAGATCAAGTTTGTTCCGGAACATGATACGGGCAGTGATAGTGACGAGGGCAATGTGGAGTACATTGTCGATGGTCTCTGGCTTGATACGATCTTGTATGAAATCCCATTACTGGCATTGACTAGCCAGGCATATTTCATGTTCACCGACAAAGATTGGGATTACGAAAATCAGGAGGAAAAGGCATATCAGAAAGGATGCACTTTACTCCAGAATGGCTGTGTGTTCTCCGAGTTCGGCTCGCGCCGTCGCCGCGACTACCACACCCAGGACCTGGTAATGAAGGGACTCTGCCGTGCGGCAGAGGAGGGAAAGAAGCAGGGCTGGCCGGGTATGATGGCGGGAACCAGCAATGTACACTTTGCTATGAAATACAATAAGGGTGCTGTCGGCACTGTGGCACACGAATGGTACATGACCATTGCAGCTATCACGGATGACTACCAGAAGGCCAATGAGTTGGCATTGAGTTACTGGCTTGGCTGTTTCGGAGAGGGA GTTCTTGGAATCGCTCTCACTGACACCTTTGGCACACCGGCTTTCCTGGATGCATTCAGCAAGCCTATTTCAGTACCAAATCAACAGGGTGACATTCAACCGAAAACGAGGACTTACGCTCAGAGCTACGCCGGCGTCCGCCAAGACTCAGGTGACCCAGCGTTCTTCGTCAAGATGGTCCGGGACTTCTATGATAGCCAAGGTATCACCGACTCCAAGACAGTGGTATTCTCAGATTCGCTGGATATTGAGCATTGCCTGGAGTACAAGGCAATTGCCGAAAAGGCAGGCTTTAACCCTACCTTTGGAGTGGGAACATTCTTTACCA ACGATTTCATCAATAAATCAACCGGACAGAAATCTAAGCCCCTCAACATTGTTATCAAGATCGCCACCGCGAACGGCAGTCCCGCGGTCAAGCTTAGTGACAATTTGGGCAAAAATATGGGCGATTCAGCCAAGGTCCAGGAAGTCAAGAAGAAGTTGGGCTATGTCGAGCACGAGTGGGAAGAGGGTGACGAGAGTCACCGCTGGACGAAGCAGGCATAG
- a CDS encoding Amino acid transporter, transmembrane: MEKNMDNTNMQKDLEKDMDLEKPHDPFAGEDVGGVRYRTMKWWNCAFLMIAQSVSLGVLSLPSSMAVLGLVPGCIIIIGLGALTTYTGYVVGQFKLRYPQVHNMADAAEILFGPWGREIVNVAQVICFIFLMGAHVLTFSIMMNTLTDHGACTIIFCLVGTVLCFVLTLSRRLEEVSYLGIISSLSIFTAVMITMIAVGIEAPDPRAYAITHPTLMNGFSATLNIVLAYSGHMSFFSFQSELANPNDYPKALIAFQATDTTLYLVTALVIYRYAGPNVLSPALLSASELISKISFGISIGTIVIAGVVICHVGAKCIYVRIFRGTHMMSERSFRSYGTWVLITFLMWVTAWLIANAIPVFNDLLNMIAAAFCSWFSFGLEGLFWLKMNRGQYLASKRKMALTALNVFLVALCCLICGMGLWATGTSIRINSRSAHPSFSCASNA; encoded by the exons ATGGAGAAAAACATGGATAATACCAACATGCAAAAGGATCTGGAGAAAGACATGGATCTAGAGAAGCCACACGATCCCTTCGCTGGAGAAGATGTTGGTGGGGTGCGGTACAGGACAATGAAGTGGTG GAACTGTGCATTTT TGATGATTGCCCAGTCCGTCTCCTTAGGAGTTCTCTCCCTCCCGTCGTCGATGGCAGTCTTGGGTCTGGTCCC GGGTTGTATCATCATCATTGGCCTCGGAGCGTTGACAACTTACACTGGATATGTTGTCGGCCAATTCAAATTGCGATACCCCCAAGTCCATAACATGGCAGACGCTGCAGAGATCTTGTTTGGTCCGTGGGGTCGCGAGATCGTTAATGTTGCCCAGGTCATCTGTTTTATTTTCTTGATGGGCGCTCATGTCTTGACATTCTCCATCATGATGAACACGCTTACCGACCATGGTGCTTGTACCATTATTTTCTGCCTGGTGGGAACCGTCCTCTGTTTCGTTCTGACGCTCTCAAGACGGCTGGAGGAAGTGTCATATCTAGGAATTATCT CCTCGCTCTCGATCTTCACTGCCGTAATGATCACCATGATCGCTGTTGGCATTGAAGCACCGGACCCCCGAGCATACGCtatcacccacccaactcTGATGAACGGCTTCTCCGCCACTCTGAACATCGTCCTTGCTTATTCCGGCCATATGTCATTCTTCAGCTTCCAGTCGGAGCTGGCAAATCCAAATGACTACCCCAAAGCGCTGATCGCCTTCCAAGCAACGGACACAACCCTGTATCTTGTCACGGCCCTGGTAATCTACCGCTACGCTGGGCCGAACGTCCTCAGCCCCGCCCTGCTGAGCGCCAGTGAACTCATTTCGAAAATCTCCTTTGGCATCTCCATCGGTACGATCGTCATTGCCGGAGTGGTCATTTGCCACGTCGGTGCAAAGTGCATTTACGTGCGGATCTTCCGCGGCACCCATATGATGAGCGAAAGGTCTTTCCGTTCGTATGGCACTTGGGTGTTGATCACTTTCCTCATGTGGGTTACCGCGTGGTTGATCGCAAACGCGATCCCCGTGTTCAACGATCTGCTCAATATGATCGCGGCGGCATTCTGCAGCTGGTTTTCGTTCGGTCTGGAGGGTCTCTtttggttgaagatgaaCCGTGGACAGTACCTGGCAAGTAAGCGGAAGATGGCTCTAACTGCACTCAACGTCTTTCTTGTTGCCCTGTGCTGCCTGATT TGTGGGATGGGTCTTTGGGCTACAGGAACGAGTATTCGGATCAATTCGCGGAGTGCACACCCATCTTTCTCCTGTGCATCCAACGCCTAG
- a CDS encoding Six-hairpin glycosidase, giving the protein MRLKGAGHMAIAALRMLPFLSHVHAINLDVNDQQSIKDAGSIAAYNMMTWYKENGTDNPGFISRSWWTGAALFLACLNHWHATNDTTYNEEVSIGMQHQGSPTGDFMPTWAIGIGNDDQMFWGLAAITAAEYKFPNRPTGNTWLTLAEGVFNDQKASDGKGWDTTVCGGGIRWQKEIWQSGYTMKNAVSNGGFFMLAARLAWFTQKKGYSTWAERVWNWSTSVNLVNDTLWTVADSVREGTGGPNGCSLPDNTRWTYNYGVFASGAAYMYAYTNDTKWLDIANNLVDAIFATFFLPEHGGVITDWECEASGECYKDANGPLFKGLTVSWLADMAMVVPALKDKILPKLQISAEGAANSCTGNNENICGNRWRIFQTSLNSNRRKWHK; this is encoded by the exons ATGAGGTTGAAAGGTGCTGGCCATATGGCCATAGCGGCCTTGCGCATGTTACCGTTTCTCAGTCATGTCCACGCGATTAACCTGGATGTTAACGATCAGC AATCGATCAAAGATGCGGGGAGCATAGCGGCCTACAACATGATGACATGGTACAAAGAAAATGGAACGGATAACCCGGGTTTTATCTCAAGATCTTGGTGGACGGGAGCGGCCTTGTTTCTGGCATGTCTCAACCATTGGCATGCGACGAACGACACCACATATAACGAAGAAGTCAGTATCGGCATGCAACATCAGGGAAGTCCGACAGGAGACTTCATGCCTACGTGGGCAATCGGTATA GGAAATGACGATCAAATGTTCTGGGGTCTCGCGGCGATCACCGCAGCTGAATACAAGTTTCCGAATCGGCCAACGGGTAACACCTGGCTCACCCTTGCCGAGGGTGTGTTCAACGATCAGAAAGCTTCGGATGGGAAAGGATGGGATACGACTGTTTGTGGAGGTGGCATTCGCTGGCAGAAGGAAATCTGGCAAAGTGGCTATACCATGAAGAACGCGGTGTCCAACGGTGGATTTTTCATGCTTGCCGCACGTCTCGCTTGGTTTACCCAAAAGAAGGGGTATTCGACGTGGGCCGAGAGAGTCTGGAACTGGTCTACCTCTGTGAATTTGGTCAATGATACCCTCTGGACGGTAGCAGATAGTGTCCGAGAGGGGACTGGAGGTCCCAATGGCTGTAGTCTTCCTGACAACACCCGGTGGACTTACAACTATGGTGTCTTTGCGTCAGGTGCTGCGTACATGTATGCCTAT ACAAATGATACTAAATGGCTTGACATCGCAAACAACCTAGTGGATGCGATCTTTGCTACATTTTTCCTGCCCGAACACGGAGGCGTGATCACCGACTGGGAATGCGAAGCGTCGGGTGAATGCTATAAAGACGCGAACGGCCCACTTTTCAAAGGCCTTACGGTGTCATGGCTTGCAGATATGGCAATGGTCGTCCCTGCCCTTAAGGACAAGATCCTACCCAAACTCCAAATTTCCGCCGAGGGTGCCGCAAATTCATGCACGGGAAACAACGAAAACATCTGCGGAAACCGCTG GCGCATCTTCCAGACCAGTCTCAACAGTAACAGGAGGAAATGGCACAAGTGA